A genomic region of Arachis hypogaea cultivar Tifrunner chromosome 5, arahy.Tifrunner.gnm2.J5K5, whole genome shotgun sequence contains the following coding sequences:
- the LOC112801573 gene encoding uncharacterized protein isoform X4, which yields MNFHTLSVSSSLVPCTPKTYLCSNINNESSRVNSPAPSQLTTKRRCLFCGRRHFVEAATLATTLFPIKPSRATNNSDSDYDYADVLNQFHPPKPDWYEEFYAWVMNSATKSYEAEVAKYKSQVLSNLKGKKALKILEVGIGTGPNLSYYANDSDVHVVGIDPNPKMEKYARSAARLAGLLLSNFEFFQAVGEAIPLSDASVDAVVGTLVLCSVKDVDLALKVKRVLRPGGKYVFVEHVAAKDTCRWVPPFKRYRKQHIQSWIFKC from the exons ATGAATTTTCATACTCTCtcggtttcttcttctttggtaCCCTGCACTCCAAAAACTTATCTCTGCTCCAACATCAATAATGAGTCCAGCCGGGTCAACTCGCCCGCGCCATCCCAACTCACCACAAAAAGGCGGTGCCTCTTCTGTGGAAGAAGGCACTTCGTTGAAGCTGCAACATTGGCAACTACACTCTTCCCTATTAAACCCTCCAGAGCCACCAATAATTCAGATTCTGATTACGATTACGCG GATGTGCTTAACCAGTTTCATCCACCAAAGCCAGATTGGTATGAAGAGTTCTATGCTTGGGTTATGAATTCAGCTACTAAGTCTTATGAAGCTGAG GTTGCAAAGTACAAGTCACAAGTCTTAAGTAACTTGAAGGGGAAGAAGGCTCTTAAAATCTTGGAGGTTGGGATTGGAACAGGTCCTAACCTCAGTTATTATGCTAACGATTCCGATGTTCATGTTGTTGGCATTGATCCTAACCCGAAGATGGAGAAATATGCTCGGTCTGCAGCTAGATTGGCTGGCTTACTGCTCTCAAACTTCGAGTTTTTTCAAGCT GTTGGGGAGGCTATACCACTAAGTGATGCTTCAGTGGATGCAGTCGTTGGAACGCTTGTATTGTGTTCTGTTAAAGATGTTGATTTGGCATTAAAAG TTAAGAGGGTGTTGCGACCCGGTGGAAAGTATGTGTTTGtcgaacatgtggctgcaaaag ATACTTGCAGATGGGTGCCACCTTTCAAGAGATACAGGAAACAGCATATCCAAAGCTGGATTTTCAAGTGTTGA
- the LOC112801573 gene encoding uncharacterized protein isoform X3, with protein MNFHTLSVSSSLVPCTPKTYLCSNINNESSRVNSPAPSQLTTKRRCLFCGRRHFVEAATLATTLFPIKPSRATNNSDSDYDYADVLNQFHPPKPDWYEEFYAWVMNSATKSYEAEVAKYKSQVLSNLKGKKALKILEVGIGTGPNLSYYANDSDVHVVGIDPNPKMEKYARSAARLAGLLLSNFEFFQAVGEAIPLSDASVDAVVGTLVLCSVKDVDLALKEVKRVLRPGGKYVFVEHVAAKDTCRWVPPFKRYRKQHIQSWIFKC; from the exons ATGAATTTTCATACTCTCtcggtttcttcttctttggtaCCCTGCACTCCAAAAACTTATCTCTGCTCCAACATCAATAATGAGTCCAGCCGGGTCAACTCGCCCGCGCCATCCCAACTCACCACAAAAAGGCGGTGCCTCTTCTGTGGAAGAAGGCACTTCGTTGAAGCTGCAACATTGGCAACTACACTCTTCCCTATTAAACCCTCCAGAGCCACCAATAATTCAGATTCTGATTACGATTACGCG GATGTGCTTAACCAGTTTCATCCACCAAAGCCAGATTGGTATGAAGAGTTCTATGCTTGGGTTATGAATTCAGCTACTAAGTCTTATGAAGCTGAG GTTGCAAAGTACAAGTCACAAGTCTTAAGTAACTTGAAGGGGAAGAAGGCTCTTAAAATCTTGGAGGTTGGGATTGGAACAGGTCCTAACCTCAGTTATTATGCTAACGATTCCGATGTTCATGTTGTTGGCATTGATCCTAACCCGAAGATGGAGAAATATGCTCGGTCTGCAGCTAGATTGGCTGGCTTACTGCTCTCAAACTTCGAGTTTTTTCAAGCT GTTGGGGAGGCTATACCACTAAGTGATGCTTCAGTGGATGCAGTCGTTGGAACGCTTGTATTGTGTTCTGTTAAAGATGTTGATTTGGCATTAAAAG AAGTTAAGAGGGTGTTGCGACCCGGTGGAAAGTATGTGTTTGtcgaacatgtggctgcaaaag ATACTTGCAGATGGGTGCCACCTTTCAAGAGATACAGGAAACAGCATATCCAAAGCTGGATTTTCAAGTGTTGA
- the LOC112801573 gene encoding uncharacterized protein isoform X1 encodes MNFHTLSVSSSLVPCTPKTYLCSNINNESSRVNSPAPSQLTTKRRCLFCGRRHFVEAATLATTLFPIKPSRATNNSDSDYDYADVLNQFHPPKPDWYEEFYAWVMNSATKSYEAEVAKYKSQVLSNLKGKKALKILEVGIGTGPNLSYYANDSDVHVVGIDPNPKMEKYARSAARLAGLLLSNFEFFQAVGEAIPLSDASVDAVVGTLVLCSVKDVDLALKEVKRVLRPGGKYVFVEHVAAKDGTTLKFFQRLTDPLQQILADGCHLSRDTGNSISKAGFSSVEFKTAFVSNASFINPHIYGIAYK; translated from the exons ATGAATTTTCATACTCTCtcggtttcttcttctttggtaCCCTGCACTCCAAAAACTTATCTCTGCTCCAACATCAATAATGAGTCCAGCCGGGTCAACTCGCCCGCGCCATCCCAACTCACCACAAAAAGGCGGTGCCTCTTCTGTGGAAGAAGGCACTTCGTTGAAGCTGCAACATTGGCAACTACACTCTTCCCTATTAAACCCTCCAGAGCCACCAATAATTCAGATTCTGATTACGATTACGCG GATGTGCTTAACCAGTTTCATCCACCAAAGCCAGATTGGTATGAAGAGTTCTATGCTTGGGTTATGAATTCAGCTACTAAGTCTTATGAAGCTGAG GTTGCAAAGTACAAGTCACAAGTCTTAAGTAACTTGAAGGGGAAGAAGGCTCTTAAAATCTTGGAGGTTGGGATTGGAACAGGTCCTAACCTCAGTTATTATGCTAACGATTCCGATGTTCATGTTGTTGGCATTGATCCTAACCCGAAGATGGAGAAATATGCTCGGTCTGCAGCTAGATTGGCTGGCTTACTGCTCTCAAACTTCGAGTTTTTTCAAGCT GTTGGGGAGGCTATACCACTAAGTGATGCTTCAGTGGATGCAGTCGTTGGAACGCTTGTATTGTGTTCTGTTAAAGATGTTGATTTGGCATTAAAAG AAGTTAAGAGGGTGTTGCGACCCGGTGGAAAGTATGTGTTTGtcgaacatgtggctgcaaaag ATGGCACAACTCTCAAATTTTTCCAACGACTTACTGATCCTCTGCAGCAGATACTTGCAGATGGGTGCCACCTTTCAAGAGATACAGGAAACAGCATATCCAAAGCTGGATTTTCAAGTGTTGAGTTCAAGACAGCATTTGTGTCTAACGCTTCATTTATAAACCCCCATATATATGGAATAGCATACAAGTAG
- the LOC112801573 gene encoding uncharacterized protein isoform X2, with translation MNFHTLSVSSSLVPCTPKTYLCSNINNESSRVNSPAPSQLTTKRRCLFCGRRHFVEAATLATTLFPIKPSRATNNSDSDYDYADVLNQFHPPKPDWYEEFYAWVMNSATKSYEAEVAKYKSQVLSNLKGKKALKILEVGIGTGPNLSYYANDSDVHVVGIDPNPKMEKYARSAARLAGLLLSNFEFFQAVGEAIPLSDASVDAVVGTLVLCSVKDVDLALKVKRVLRPGGKYVFVEHVAAKDGTTLKFFQRLTDPLQQILADGCHLSRDTGNSISKAGFSSVEFKTAFVSNASFINPHIYGIAYK, from the exons ATGAATTTTCATACTCTCtcggtttcttcttctttggtaCCCTGCACTCCAAAAACTTATCTCTGCTCCAACATCAATAATGAGTCCAGCCGGGTCAACTCGCCCGCGCCATCCCAACTCACCACAAAAAGGCGGTGCCTCTTCTGTGGAAGAAGGCACTTCGTTGAAGCTGCAACATTGGCAACTACACTCTTCCCTATTAAACCCTCCAGAGCCACCAATAATTCAGATTCTGATTACGATTACGCG GATGTGCTTAACCAGTTTCATCCACCAAAGCCAGATTGGTATGAAGAGTTCTATGCTTGGGTTATGAATTCAGCTACTAAGTCTTATGAAGCTGAG GTTGCAAAGTACAAGTCACAAGTCTTAAGTAACTTGAAGGGGAAGAAGGCTCTTAAAATCTTGGAGGTTGGGATTGGAACAGGTCCTAACCTCAGTTATTATGCTAACGATTCCGATGTTCATGTTGTTGGCATTGATCCTAACCCGAAGATGGAGAAATATGCTCGGTCTGCAGCTAGATTGGCTGGCTTACTGCTCTCAAACTTCGAGTTTTTTCAAGCT GTTGGGGAGGCTATACCACTAAGTGATGCTTCAGTGGATGCAGTCGTTGGAACGCTTGTATTGTGTTCTGTTAAAGATGTTGATTTGGCATTAAAAG TTAAGAGGGTGTTGCGACCCGGTGGAAAGTATGTGTTTGtcgaacatgtggctgcaaaag ATGGCACAACTCTCAAATTTTTCCAACGACTTACTGATCCTCTGCAGCAGATACTTGCAGATGGGTGCCACCTTTCAAGAGATACAGGAAACAGCATATCCAAAGCTGGATTTTCAAGTGTTGAGTTCAAGACAGCATTTGTGTCTAACGCTTCATTTATAAACCCCCATATATATGGAATAGCATACAAGTAG